One region of Chelonoidis abingdonii isolate Lonesome George chromosome 14, CheloAbing_2.0, whole genome shotgun sequence genomic DNA includes:
- the LTB4R gene encoding leukotriene B4 receptor 1, whose protein sequence is MINATFNATAQPGALPPLPGAKLGLTVLSLAFILGFPGNVFVVWSALCRVQKRTITCLLILHLAVADCAVLLTSPFFLRLLSAGKWEFGSVVCQLCHYVCGVSMYASIFLITLMSLDRCLAVTKPFISQKIRTAMVVRSLVLAIWMVSFLLAVPVIFYRKLVLRGRHLLCDLSHPSIGHLVFHNLFETLTGFVLPFAAIIWSYCVIGRRLQDTRFRRKRRTSRLIVLIVAAFALFWLPFHVVNILDVAGKLSQSKGLIKAGMMARPTLTALAFFSSSVNPILYAFTGGALIKSAGLGFMAKLFEGTASEMSSTRQGTGRTIQRREEAKLEMVQDGKPESITLSTNPLE, encoded by the coding sequence ATGATCAACGCCACCTTCAACGCCACCGCCCAGCCGGGCGCACTGCCCCCGTTGCCCGGCGCCAAGCTAGGGCTGACCGTGCTCTCCTTGGCCTTCATCCTGGGCTTCCCGGGCAACGTCTTCGTGGTGTGGAGCGCTCTCTGTCGTGTCCAGAAGCGGACGATCACCTGCCTCCTCATCCTCCACCTGGCCGTGGCTGACTGTGCTGTGCTgctcacttcccctttcttccttcGGCTCCTGAGCGCCGGGAAGTGGGAGTTCGGCTCCGTGGTCTGCCAGCTGTGCCACTATGTCTGCGGCGTCAGCATGTACGCCAGCATCTTCCTCATCACCCTTATGAGCCTGGACCGCTGCTTAGCTGTCACTAAGCCCTTCATCTCCCAGAAGATCCGGACTGCCATGGTGGTCAGGTCCTTGGTCTTGGCCATCTGGATGGTCTCTTTCCTCCTTGCCGTGCCGGTCATTTTCTACCGCAAGCTGGTGCTTAGGGGCAGGCACCTTCTCTGCGACCTGTCCCATCCCAGCATTGGCCACCTTGTCTTCCACAACCTTTTTGAGACCCTGACCGGCTTTGTGCTGCCCTTTGCTGCCATCATTTGGAGCTACTGCGTCATCGGGCGCAGGCTGCAGGACACCCGCTTCCGGAGGAAGCGCCGCACCAGCCGGCTCATAGTGCTGATTGTGGCCGCCTTCGCCCTCTTCTGGCTGCCCTTCCACGTGGTGAACATCCTAGACGTGGCTGGGAAGCTGAGCCAGTCCAAGGGACTCATCAAGGCCGGGATGATGGCCCGGCCCACCCTGACGGCCCTGGCTTTCTTCAGCAGCAGCGTCAACCCCATCCTCTATGCCTTCACCGGTGGTGCTTTGATCAAGTCAGCCGGCTTAGGCTTCATGGCCAAGCTCTTTGAGGGGACGGCCTCAGAGATGTCCAGCACGCGGCAGGGGACGGGGCGGACCATCCAGCGACGTGAGGAGGCCAAGTTGGAGATGGTGCAGGATGGGAAGCCAGAGAGCATCACCCTTTCCACCAACCCGCTGGAGTAG